From a single Larimichthys crocea isolate SSNF chromosome XIII, L_crocea_2.0, whole genome shotgun sequence genomic region:
- the s100s gene encoding S100 calcium binding protein S isoform X1, which yields MPDTIMSKEPTSNLESAMQMLIKTFHKYSGKEGDKYTLSRGELKELLLEELGTYLGTSKDNEAVEKVMNDLDANNDGEVDFTEFIILMGALTVACNDFFLEFKSDDKAKDGAEKKD from the exons ATGCCGGACACAAT CATGTCCAAGGAGCCCACTTCCAACCTGGAGAGTGCCATGCAGATGCTCATAAAGACCTTCCACAAGTACTCGGGGAAGGAGGGCGACAAGTACACGCTGAGCAGGGGTGAACTGAAGGAGCTGCTACTAGAGGAGCTGGGGACTTACTTAGGG ACCTCCAAAGATAATGAAGCAGTTGAGAAGGTGATGAACGACTTGGACGCCAACAACGACGGGGAGGTGGACTTCACCGAGTTCATCATCCTGATGGGCGCCCTCACTGTCGCCTGCAACGACTTCTTCCTGGAGTTTAAATCAGACGACAAAGCGAAAGATGGAGCGGAGAAGAAAGATTGA
- the s100s gene encoding S100 calcium binding protein S isoform X2 — protein sequence MSKEPTSNLESAMQMLIKTFHKYSGKEGDKYTLSRGELKELLLEELGTYLGTSKDNEAVEKVMNDLDANNDGEVDFTEFIILMGALTVACNDFFLEFKSDDKAKDGAEKKD from the exons ATGTCCAAGGAGCCCACTTCCAACCTGGAGAGTGCCATGCAGATGCTCATAAAGACCTTCCACAAGTACTCGGGGAAGGAGGGCGACAAGTACACGCTGAGCAGGGGTGAACTGAAGGAGCTGCTACTAGAGGAGCTGGGGACTTACTTAGGG ACCTCCAAAGATAATGAAGCAGTTGAGAAGGTGATGAACGACTTGGACGCCAACAACGACGGGGAGGTGGACTTCACCGAGTTCATCATCCTGATGGGCGCCCTCACTGTCGCCTGCAACGACTTCTTCCTGGAGTTTAAATCAGACGACAAAGCGAAAGATGGAGCGGAGAAGAAAGATTGA